CGGCAGCATCGTGTCGAAGAAAGCCTGTCTGGCGAACCAGCAGAACAACGACTTCGGTAACGCGTGGCTGAAACAGCACAGCGCCGGTTCTGGTGCCTTTACCCTGCGCACCTGGAAAGCCAGCGAAACGGTGATTCTGGAACTCAGCCCGCAGTTTGCTGACCAGAGCAAAATCAAGCGCGTGATCCTGAAACATATCGCCGACCCGGCAGCACAGGCGCTGATGCTGAAAAAAGGCGATGTCGATGCGGCCTATGACCTGACCACCGAGCAACTGTTGCAGGTGAAAAATGACCCGACGGTATCGCTGGTGAATCAGTCGCTCTCCGCCATCATGCTGATGTCATGCAACACCAATAACGAATACCTGAAAAAACCACAGGTATGGCAGGCGCTGAAATGGGCGCTGGATTACGACAGCATCCAGAAAAATATTCTGTCGATGAGTTTCATCACCCATCAAAGCTTCCTGCCGAGCGGCTTCCCGGCGGCACTGGACGATACCCCTTTCCATAAAGACATCGCCAAAGCTAAAGCGCTGCTGGCGGAAGCGGGTTACCCGAACGGGTTTGAAATCACCCTCGACCACTACTCAATGCAGCCGTACCCGGATATCGCACAGGCGATTCAGACCCAACTGGGCGCGATTGGCATCAAAGTGTCATTGATTGCGGCTGAAAACCGTCAGGTGCTGACCAAGATGCGTGCCCGTCAGCACCAGCTGGCATTGACCGTCTGGGGTGCGGATTACTTCGACCCGAACTCCAATACCGAAGCCTTCTGCGTTAACACCGACAACAGCGACAACGCGCGCAACCGCACGCTGGCCTGGCGTTGCAGCTGGTCTGACGATGAGTTCAACCAACTGACCGAGCAGGCGCTGCACGAGGCCGATCCGGCCAAACGTATCGCGCTGTATCACCAGATTCAGCAACTTGGCCGTGAGAAGAGTCCGTTTATCTACATGATGCAGAAAACCAAAAACGTCGCGGTCGGCAAAAATGTCAGCAACGTTCACCTGACCGTGCTGGAGCAATGGCCGTATGAGCAGGTGAAAAAAGCCTGATGCCGTTACTGAAGAAAATCGTCAGCACCCTGAGCAGCCTGGTGCTGACGCTGTTTGGCCTGTCGGTTTTGACCTTTTTCATTGGCCGCGTGATGCCCACCGATCCGGTGTTGGCAGCGGTCGGTGATAACGCGCCCCAGTCCGTGGTGGAGCGCGTGCGTGCGGAGATGGGGCTGGATCAGCCCCTTTACATCCAGTTTGGTCATTACCTCAATCAGCTGTTACATGGCGATCTCGGCAAATCGATTCTGACCTCCAACCCGGTCACCACCGATATCGCCCGTTTCTTCCCGGCCACCATGGAGCTGGCAACGGCGGCGATCATTATCGCCGCGTTGATTGGCATCCCGCTGGGCGTGTGGGCAGCGGTACGCCAAAGCAGCTGGGTGGATCAAACCATTCGCGTGGTGTGCCTGGCAGGCCACTCGCTGCCGGTGTTCGTGCTGGCGTTGCTGAGTCTGCTGGTGTTCTACGCGGTGCTGGGCATTGCCCCGGGGCCGGGACGGCAGGACATCATCTGGCAGGATATGGTGCCGCAGGTGACGGGCTTCCTCACCATCGACTCCCTGCTGGCGGGTGAGTATGACGCTTTCCGTGATGCGCTGGCACATATGGCGCAACCGGTGTTGATCCTCGCCTATTTCAGCATGGCCTACATCACGCGTATGACGCGCACTTTTATGCTCAACGCCCTGAGCGGCGAGTTTGTGATCACCGCGCGCGCCAAGGGTTTATCTTCGGCGCGGGTGATCTGGCGTCACGCCTTCCCCACGGTGGCGGTACAGCTGGTGACGGTGTTGGCACTGACCTACGCCGGGTTGCTGGAGGGTGCCGTCGTGACGGAAAACGTCTTTGCCTGGCCGGGCCTCGGGCAGTACCTCACCACCTCGCTGATGAATGCCGACATGAACCCGGTGGTGGGCGCAACCCTGCTGGTCGGCACCGTATATGTGCTGCTTAATCAGCTGGCTGACCTTCTCTATCGACTTTGGGACCCGCGCGTAAAATGATCTTTTTCTCTCGTGACTGGCTACTGGATGACACGCCAGCCAACCGCCGTCAGGCGGTGTGGGGCCGCCGCTATCGTCTGTGGCTCAGCCTGCGCAGTAACCCACTGGCAATGGCGGGGCTGCTGGTCATTTTCCTGATGTTACTGCTGGCGCTGTTTGCGCCGCTGCTGACACCGTTCGATCCCGGTACACAGCATCTGGATAACCGCCTTGCGCTACCGTCCTGGACACACTGGCTCGGCACCGATGAACTGGGGCGCGATGTCTGGACACGCATCATCTATGGCGGGCGCACCACGCTTGGCATGGTGATCGCGGTGGTGTTGCTGACCGCCCCGCTCGGCCTGTTAATTGGCTGTATCGCCGGGTATGCCGGAGGGTTTGTCGATAAGGCGCTGATGCGTCTGACCGATATCTTCCTCGCTTTCCCACGCCTGATTCTGGCGCTGGCGTTTGTTGCCGCGCTGAAACCGGGTGTCGAAAGCGCGGTGCTGGCGATTGCCCTCACCGCCTGGCCGCCCTATGCGCGTCTGGCCCGTGCTGAGACGTTGCAGTTCCGCAACAGCGATTTTATCGCCGCCAGCCGCCTGACCGGGGCCGCGCCATTGCGCATTATTCTGCGCCACATCATGCCACTGTGCGTACCCAGCCTGATTGTGCGCGTCACACTCGACATGAGCTCGATCATCATCACCGCCGCCAGCCTGGGTTTTCTCGGCATGGGTGCACAACCGCCTTCACCGGAATGGGGCACGATGATCGCCACCGCGCGCCGTTTTCTGTTTAGCGAATGGTGGGTGCCGCTGATGCCGTGTATCGCGATTTTCCTGACGTCGCTGGCGTTCAACTTTCTTGGTGACGGTCTGCGCGACGTGCTGGACCCGAAGGAGCGCTAAATGTTGGTGGAAATTGATAATCTGCGCATTGCCTTTCGCAATCGCGCTGAAACCTTTGAAGCGGTGCGTGGCGTCAGCTTTAGCGTTGGCCGCGAAAAATTTGCCATTGTCGGCGAGAGTGGTTCCGGCAAATCGCTGACGGCACGGAGCCTGATGCAGCTACTGCCAGGCAATGCCGAGGTAACGGCGGATGTGCTGCGCTTCGACGGTATCGATCTGCGTGGTGCCAGCGAAAAAGTGCTGCGCCAGATTCGCGGCAAGCGCGTCGGTTTTATTTTGCAGGACCCGAAATATTCGCTGAATCCGGTGATGACCATCGGCCAGCAGATTGCTGAAGCCTGGCGTGAGCACAAAGGCGGCAGCAAAAAAGCGGCGATGCAGGCGGCGATTGGCTTGCTGGAACAGGTAAAAATCCGCGATCCCGACGGGGTGGCGAAGCGCTATCCCCATGAAGTTTCGGGCGGTATGGGCCAGCGCGTCATGATTGCCATGATGCTGGCACCGGACCCGGAGCTGCTGATCGCCGACGAACCCACCAGCGC
The DNA window shown above is from Pantoea sp. At-9b and carries:
- a CDS encoding ABC transporter substrate-binding protein, producing the protein MVTRRRFLAGCTAVPFLSYLSLNSAFAATPPSMLVMAMQLDNMTSLDPHESFEATGGQICGNLYQKLVMPDPQQADKVIGALAKSWEVNADNSVYTFHIDPAAKFADGTPVTAEDAAFSIERIVKLDKSPAFIINQFGFTKDNVTQLVTAKDTHTLEMKLGAPAAETFLLYCLSATVGSIVSKKACLANQQNNDFGNAWLKQHSAGSGAFTLRTWKASETVILELSPQFADQSKIKRVILKHIADPAAQALMLKKGDVDAAYDLTTEQLLQVKNDPTVSLVNQSLSAIMLMSCNTNNEYLKKPQVWQALKWALDYDSIQKNILSMSFITHQSFLPSGFPAALDDTPFHKDIAKAKALLAEAGYPNGFEITLDHYSMQPYPDIAQAIQTQLGAIGIKVSLIAAENRQVLTKMRARQHQLALTVWGADYFDPNSNTEAFCVNTDNSDNARNRTLAWRCSWSDDEFNQLTEQALHEADPAKRIALYHQIQQLGREKSPFIYMMQKTKNVAVGKNVSNVHLTVLEQWPYEQVKKA
- a CDS encoding ABC transporter permease, which encodes MPLLKKIVSTLSSLVLTLFGLSVLTFFIGRVMPTDPVLAAVGDNAPQSVVERVRAEMGLDQPLYIQFGHYLNQLLHGDLGKSILTSNPVTTDIARFFPATMELATAAIIIAALIGIPLGVWAAVRQSSWVDQTIRVVCLAGHSLPVFVLALLSLLVFYAVLGIAPGPGRQDIIWQDMVPQVTGFLTIDSLLAGEYDAFRDALAHMAQPVLILAYFSMAYITRMTRTFMLNALSGEFVITARAKGLSSARVIWRHAFPTVAVQLVTVLALTYAGLLEGAVVTENVFAWPGLGQYLTTSLMNADMNPVVGATLLVGTVYVLLNQLADLLYRLWDPRVK
- a CDS encoding ABC transporter permease; this translates as MIFFSRDWLLDDTPANRRQAVWGRRYRLWLSLRSNPLAMAGLLVIFLMLLLALFAPLLTPFDPGTQHLDNRLALPSWTHWLGTDELGRDVWTRIIYGGRTTLGMVIAVVLLTAPLGLLIGCIAGYAGGFVDKALMRLTDIFLAFPRLILALAFVAALKPGVESAVLAIALTAWPPYARLARAETLQFRNSDFIAASRLTGAAPLRIILRHIMPLCVPSLIVRVTLDMSSIIITAASLGFLGMGAQPPSPEWGTMIATARRFLFSEWWVPLMPCIAIFLTSLAFNFLGDGLRDVLDPKER
- a CDS encoding ABC transporter ATP-binding protein gives rise to the protein MLVEIDNLRIAFRNRAETFEAVRGVSFSVGREKFAIVGESGSGKSLTARSLMQLLPGNAEVTADVLRFDGIDLRGASEKVLRQIRGKRVGFILQDPKYSLNPVMTIGQQIAEAWREHKGGSKKAAMQAAIGLLEQVKIRDPDGVAKRYPHEVSGGMGQRVMIAMMLAPDPELLIADEPTSALDATVQAEILKLIDDLVSARGMGLILISHDLPLVSHFCDRVAVMYAGKIVELLDAGQLQQAQHPYTRGLLACLPSLRHPRERLPVLQRDAAWRD